One Tepidibacillus fermentans genomic window, TTTCGGGTAGTTATTGGGCTTTGTTTTGTTACGCAAACTCACCCACAAGGATAAGCCTCAAATGTAGTTCGTGTACCTCAGACCAGAGTTTTGCCGCCGACTTCCTTCAGATTCCACCTCACGGTGGACACCCTTGTCTTAAGCTAACGGTTGGCACTACCAGCCCCCGTATCGGACTTTCACCGACTAGTTTGCGCCCATGCTGGGCGCACGAAAAAAGAGGTCATAGTTTCATCCGTTACGCAGATGATATGCTCATTTTTAGCAAAAGCAGACGGAGCGCAGAGCGTATCTTGAATAACATCTTTCCTTTTATTGAAAAGAAACTGTTCCTTAAAGTAAATAGGGAGAAAACGGTGGTTGACTACGTAGGAAAAGTGAAATTTCTTGGATTTGGATTCCTATACTTTTCAGATTATTATCGACAAGTTACTGCGTAAACTTAGGAACCGCCGTGTACCGAACGGTACGCACGGTGGTGT contains:
- a CDS encoding reverse transcriptase domain-containing protein; this translates as MRPCWAHEKRGHSFIRYADDMLIFSKSRRSAERILNNIFPFIEKKLFLKVNREKTVVDYVGKVKFLGFGFLYFSDYYRQVTA